Proteins encoded by one window of Pelecanus crispus isolate bPelCri1 chromosome 8, bPelCri1.pri, whole genome shotgun sequence:
- the DRC4 gene encoding dynein regulatory complex subunit 4, which yields MSQEQLEKHVVRLREELDREREERNYFQLERDKIHTFWEITRRQLEEKRAELRNKDREMEEAEERHQVEIKVYKQKVKHLLYEHQENLTELKAEGTLSMKRAQKDHWAQEMELRKDVRSLKVELKEQELANEVVAKNMRLKQEEEVTRLCNDFERQVKEIEAKYSKKMQALRDELDLRRKTEIHEVEERKNRQISELMRSHEKAFGDIKNYYNDITLKNLALISLLKEEVEEMKKRENHLEKEKADVLLQNKQLKEPLQQAREEVSELQKKLAHYNKDKEALTNTKARLKVTQKELKDLQWEHEVLEQRFSKVQAERDELYQKFTKAIHEVQQKTGFKNLLLERKLKGLLSLLEKKEVELSEVFAASNLDPGALSSVSQKLEDVLDSKNGTIKDLQLQLARVCKAHDDMLQTFEAKLTAFGIPLDNLGFKPLASPALGQGPAGLVAVPT from the exons ATGAGCCAGGAGCAG CTGGAGAAGCATGTCGTGCGTCTGCGGGAGGAGCTGGACCGGGAACGGGAAGAGCGCAACTATTTCCAGCTGGAGCGTGACAAGATTCACACCTTCTGGGAGATCACCCGCcggcagctggaggagaagagagcagagctgCGGAACAAGGACCGGGAGAtggaggaggcggaggagcgGCATCAAGTGGAGATCAag GTTTACAAGCAGAAGGTGAAGCACTTGTTGTACGAACACCAGGAAAACCTCACCGAGCTGAAGGCAGAGGGCACCCTGTCCATGAAGCGGGCCCAGAAGGATCACTGGGCCCAGGAGATGGAGCTGCGGAAAGACGTGCGCTCCTTGAAAGTGGAGCtgaaggagcaggagctggccaACGAGGTGGTGGCGAAAAACATGCGCCTG AaacaagaggaggaggtgaccCGGCTGTGCAACGACTTCGAGAGACAAGTGAAAG AGATCGAGGCCAAATACAGCAAGAAGATGCAAGCGCTGCGGGACGAGCTTGACTTGCGGAGGAAGACGGAGATCCATgaggtggaggagaggaagaacaggCAGATCAGCGAGCTGATGAGGAGCCACGAGAAGGCCTTCGGTGACATCAAGAACTACTACAATGACATCACCCTCAAAAACCTGGCGCTCATCAGCTTGCTGAAG gaggaggtggaggagatgaagaagagagagaatcacttggaaaaggagaaagcgGATGTGCTGCTCCAGAACAAGCAGCTGAAGGAGCCCCTGCAGCAGGCCCGGGAGGAGGTGTCTGAGCTGCAGAAGAAGTTGGCCCACTATAACAAGGACAAGGAGGCCCTGACG AACACAAAAGCCCGTCTGAAAGTCACCCAGAAGGAGCTGAAGGATCTTCAGTGGGAACACGAAGTGCTGGAACAGAGGTTCAGTAAG GTGCAGGCGGAGCGAGATGAGCTCTACCAGAAATTCACCAAAGCCATTCACGAGGTGCAGCAGAAGACGGGCTTCAAGAACCTGCTCCTGGAGCGCAAGCTGAAAGGACTCCTCAGCCtcctggagaaaaaggaggtgGAGCTCAGCGAGGTCTTTGCAGCCTCCAACCTCGACCCGGGCGCCCTCTCCTCGGTCTCGCAGAAGCTGGAG GACGTGCTTGATTCCAAGAACGGCACCATCAAAgacctgcagctccagctggccCGAGTCTGCAAG GCGCACGACGACATGCTGCAGACCTTCGAGGCAAAGCTGACGGCCTTCGGGATCCCCCTGGATAACCTGGGCTTCAAGCCCCTGGCGAGCCCCGCGCTGGGCCAGGGCCCCGCCGGactggttgctgtgcccaccTGA